A segment of the Coraliomargarita parva genome:
GCCATCCCCTTTGAGCATCCGAAAGACTTCGCCAATCCCAACCAGGTCAAAGTCGTGAGGGACCGCGACGGCTATGCGCTCTACTTCTCGCGTGCTCCGATCCCCTACTCCCGCGACACCCGGGGCACCGTGGAAACACCCTGGCTGGCGGAGAACCCCTGCTACCGCCATCTCGGACTCTACGCTTACAAGGCAGACTTCCTCAAAGCCTTTTCCTCCCTCGAGCCCGGATTCCTCGAGCAGATCGAACGCCTCGAACAACTCCGCGCCATGGAGCACGGCTACCGTATCCACGTCGGCATCACCGACCAACCGACCGTCGGCATCGACACGCCGGAAGACATTGAGGCCTTCGAAGCGCGCCTGCCAGCTTGACAAAGGGCCCCGCCCGCAACCGTATTTCAGCATGCAAACCGAAAAGCCAGTCC
Coding sequences within it:
- the kdsB gene encoding 3-deoxy-manno-octulosonate cytidylyltransferase yields the protein MSKTPSIIVPARLASTRFPKKLLHEVRGKPVIIWTAERIREVAPEFPLYFAVDDGELYNCLSGAGFNAVRTRADHPSGTDRLAEANAEVGADAVINVQGDEPLVTGEQIRSLAEGLKGDAAMSTLAIPFEHPKDFANPNQVKVVRDRDGYALYFSRAPIPYSRDTRGTVETPWLAENPCYRHLGLYAYKADFLKAFSSLEPGFLEQIERLEQLRAMEHGYRIHVGITDQPTVGIDTPEDIEAFEARLPA